tccaagaagaacagtactaccttcacaagatctaaaggaagagaaccatTCCTTGTGAGGTGTCATGTGGAAAGATGCTCCAGAATCCACTATCCAAGTGTCAGTATGACTAACACTGCAGGCAGCTGTGAATactgcatcatctgatatactactatgacttcctgaagaaactgcaattgatgctgtatcagagattgttcctttttccttttgttcctttttccttttagattgtagaagtcTACACTCAAATTTTTAGTGACCTGGCTTTTTGCAGTAGTGACAAATACCTGATCTTTTAGGCCtagactttgatctatttttggacttacttCTACCTTGTCCACTCTTTTTCTGTTCATCTCTACCTCTAACAACAAGACCTTGAGCTGAAGTCTgagcctgatgctgaagctgtacttttaatctaagttcattggataacaaagtagcttctacttcttcaagacttattgtttctcttccataaagcatggtagtggtaatatgctcaaatgacttgggcaaagagtaaattagaatcaaagccttatcttcttcatctacatcgacaccaacatttactaaatctagcaggagcttattatactcatccaagtgatcTTTAAGTGAAGTTCCTTCTGTCATACGAAATGTGTGTAATTTTTCCCTCAAATATAATCTATTGGTCAGAGATTTTGCCATGTATAAACTGTCTAGTTTTTCCCAACACTTTTGGCTGTGTCTAGTTCCACAACATTACGAAGGACTTTATCACTTAAACCTGAAAACAAGGTTCCTAGGGCTCTCTCGTTAATCTCTTCTTTAACTGCTTCATTATCTCTCGGAATTGAATCTATACCCTTAAGGACTTTTGCAACACCTTCTTTAACTAACAGATATTTCATCCTTACCTTCCATAGTGAAAAATCTCCCGTGCCATCAAAGACGGCCACTTCATGCCTGACGGTGGTGGAGTGTGAGACAGACACCGGATCATTAGCCATTGAGAAACTTGGTTTCTTGTCACCAGCCAtccagatgctctgataccaattgttggagcaacgcacaccggattggatcgatctgggcttgtgatctaatatctaatttctttgagacaattcaccaaacacattgcaggcataaataaacaaagacaaagaatcaagatttacgtggttcgacacaaaaggcctacatccacggagaggaggagcaattccactataaatccgtcccgaaaaataggtacaatataaggtataaaatacctttttccgaatcccacaagaaggcaacaatatatcaaatagaaggcaaccaagatccaaaaGGATCAAcaaatctcagcctcggcaatagatcaagataaaaaacaatacctgatgaagataccttcctcaaccctcggcaaaaaatcaagatgatacctccttACCAGCCGTAGCAGCATAAAGTATCTGTGAAatcgagaagaagaagacaggtagATCACCACCCGAAGGCCAACAGAAAGAAGCCAGAAAGCACCTGCGCACAaggcacagccgagagatcggccagagaatagGCCAACACCGAAGAACAAgcaagagagatcggccagagaacagagcATGCATACAAGAGATGACACAGGCCAGAGAACAGATCCCGCGCACAAGaggcacaggtgagaggtcgactcacaggtgagaggtcgacccGAGAACAAAGCCTGCGCACAtgagaaagcaaagaaaaaatcccGCACAAAAAGCCCTAGAAATTTCTCCACCCGCTCTTACCTCTGTtcaccaagaaaggatgccagggGCCTCTTTATAAAGGAAGAAAACTTTCTCAAAAAATAGAGTTTCAATCGATGTAGAATTCCTTGATATCACGGGAGACGGAAAAAGGAAATAagatttggagccaaatataacaatattattaaaaaatagtatTGAAATCCACTTACATATATTAAATTAAGTTATAAAGTCTTGTGTTATTGATACTAGGAATTTAAATGGTCATCATGTtgctattcataatttttttttaacaaatgaTCAATTACTTGACATAGAACCTGTGTGTCATGCGTGAGCTCAAAACTAGCTGATATTATATAACGAAGTTGCCCATACCTTCTTTTAGATGCGTCTGTTGGGGTTTTGTGATGGTGCTTCaaagaatattttaatttttttattatttatatatttttaaccatcagattagatattataaaaaaatatcacagCAATAAGTGTGCACCATCCAAATGctatcattttttttccttctaaatataactagtattttaaaaaaatgaggATATATATGATGCTGTTTTTTGGGGGGAGGGGGGGGTGAAAGATATATGATGCATGTTTAAGAAAATTATAGATTACGTAAATATGATTGTGTGATGTAGGTTTAATAGATTAGAGAAATAATCATTGCAAATTCTCTAAACTTGATATGAACATCATTAGGATTAGATAAATAATAGAAACGAGATAAAAATTGGATAGAAGGTCAAAATTAACAAGAGTATAGGAAGCAAATAGGATTCAAAAGCTAATAATTCTGAGTAGTTGGCAAACAGATGGAGAAAGAATATGATATATCATCTTCGTAATTAGTGGCATACTGCCCTAGATAAGTAAGGCATTTTAAGTCACAATTTGGCAAATAAAATCTATTTGACCTATTTCTTTGCCATTTTATCGCATATGATTCATGCAACTATGCATAGTTGTAATTATTTTAGTCATGAAGtaatttaatcaaaaggttttagCAGATCCTTAATTTTTAGTATATAATATTCTTCAACACTTGTTTTTAGATATATTCATTTAACCTTTTAAGAGAATTTGATTTACAATTACTTTTGAGAAAAAAGCCAGGCAATGTAGTTGTACATAAAGCAAACCAAATGTTTATGCATATGAAGGAGCAATTTAGTCCCGTTACAAAATAAAAGACAATTCGTTGAgcataattttgatttatgtcCATGTTCACCGATGTTTTATTTAACCAATGTTGTGAAAGCCAAGTCCGTTATATCCAGCATACATACATGTGATTGattctttttcatttatttatgcaGTTGGAATGATCCATACCTACCAGTTCTAAGGTGCGATTGGTTTCCAATTTTCAGCTTGATCAGTTTCGTAATGCCTGACCATTCATTcacaaataataatttttcagaaaaataaattatcaatCAGTTTTGAATCTTCAGCAGCTATATGCATTTGCACAAATATTATAACTAGTTTCTTAAAGTATCTTTTGCCTCATTCTTGGTATCACAAAATTCATTCAATACTCAAAATTTTCACCTTATTATCTCATCCAGCTTGAATGACAATTCAACTACACCATGGTTAGGAAGCACGCTAATATGAATTTTGTTTGCCAAAGGATAAAAAGTGTTCAGATAGTTCCCCACACAGGTAAAAGCTACATCAATGGAGAGGGATAACAATGTAACAATGCGCTCGAGGTGGCCATCAAATGCACAACTTTATCTAATGCATGCATAATTCCAGTATTGGAAGAAGGTTATTCCACGGAGTGCATCTTACAAAAGAGAGAAGCCATCAAACATGGGGAGTCCCTCAGCAATTGTTACGTCTGAGGCTCCCGTTACCATAGCCATGCCTCCAAGTACAACAGGTTGTGAATAACCCGTCTCCATAACAGGAAAATGAGAGTAACTTTGACCATCCAAGTCATTTagcttggtttaatcaaattggaCAGAATATGCTCAGCTGGAAATGGAGGGAAAATAAGTTCCACCAGCAACAAGCTTGTGCAAGGCTAagcaaacaacaaaagaaaatagCAGATGCTTCCAATCTCGTCTACTTCCATGTAGCCTCAATCTACAGGTTCTTCAGATTTCTTGGGTTTGGATAAGAGATACCAGCCCAGGCCACCAACAGCAGCAACTGTGCCAGCAAGTACAGCATAGTTCCGGTTCTGGTCAGTTGAAACACCAGAAGTTGATGAGCCTGCTGTCGTGGTTGGCTTTCCTTCACTTGCTGGAGCTTCTGGATTTGCTGGGGGTTGCTCTCCTGGTATTGGACCCTGATTAGAAATTTCATTAAGCAGTGCAGCACACAAAACCAGGAAATGAAATGCTAGCTCCAATGTTGTTCAAAGAGATCATTGATGATCTTGCAATAAACTAGCAGGTTAAGAACATTTTCCCAATAATTTTCAAAGAAATGTGTCATGTTGATTGTTGATTTTTGATGGTCTTGATTCTTGAATGACCATGGAAAGTACTTTTTTCTAAACACAGGAAGTCAATCCCCCTACAAGAAGCATGTCTCTTGCTAAGAATAATTTCTAGAAGACAATGGATGCTTTATGAGTATCTTGCAAAAGGAAGGGGCAATAAATTCCTGTATTACcccatttttaatttttcacttttcgaaaataataGAAGCAACACAACAAAAATAACGAATGAATATTAGCAAATAGAACCAAGAACTTAAGCTGTTGCATACCTTCTGCCCAAGCTTCTCCAACTTCTCCTGCTCCGTTTTCTGCACCAACAAGAAAGCTACTTAGTGCAGTGAAAAGAATAACACTAGTTGAAAATTTTCTGATAAGTTTATGCTTTTACTTATCTTTCTAGTCTACAATTCTAACTTGGTTAGAACATTCCATATATTAGTGATATTTGCTGTTTGAACAAATGTTTTTGCTTTGCATGCCAGCAAGCCCATGGTGGAAAGCCATACAAATAAAAATGTCTAGCAAACAAAAAAAGACCTTGAAAGTAATGTAGAATGGTttgtgttgggcataaaataccctcggccgaagttcttggtggggtcgaccctcgcgagtctcttccgtttttcgacaactgttggtgaacccccgtcacttcgcccggactcctacgggagccgggctccgtccgcgagttctacatcaaggaagacttcgcccgaactcctacggaagccgggctccgaccgcgaGTTCTAcatcaaggaagacttcgcccggactcctacgggagccggactccgtccgcgagttctacatcaaagaagacttcgcccggattcctatgggagccggactccgtccgcgaattctgcagcaaggaagacttcgctcggactcctacgggagccgggctccgtccgcgaattctgcagcaaggaagacttcgcccggactcctacgggagtcgggctccgtccgcgagttctgcatcaaggaagacttcgtccggactcctacgggagccgggctccgtccgcgatttcggcagcaaggacttcgcccgaactcctacgggagccgggctccgtccgcgatttctgcagcaaggaagacttcgcccggactcctacgagagccgggctccgtccgcgatttctgcagcgaggaagacttcgcccggactcctacgggagccgggctccgtccgcgatttctgcagcgaggaagacttcgcccggactcctacgggagccgggctccgtccgcgagttctacagcaaggaagacttcgcccagactcctacgggagccgggctccgtccgcgatttcagcagcaaggaggacttcgcccggactcctacgggagccgggctccgtccgcgatttctgcagcaaggaagactcctacgagagccggacttcattttttatctcaattgcaggaagtcttcgtccggactcctacgggagccaaactccgc
The sequence above is a segment of the Elaeis guineensis isolate ETL-2024a chromosome 7, EG11, whole genome shotgun sequence genome. Coding sequences within it:
- the LOC105049039 gene encoding uncharacterized protein At2g27730, mitochondrial, encoding MVARIAARFVMRRLSSGGRVLSEEEKAAENVYIKKTEQEKLEKLGQKGPIPGEQPPANPEAPASEGKPTTTAGSSTSGVSTDQNRNYAVLAGTVAAVGGLGWYLLSKPKKSEEPVD